One uncultured Carboxylicivirga sp. genomic window, ACAAAGTTGCCTCAACCGCTCTTCAGCATCTTTATGATTATTGGGTAAAAGATATGTTTCAAACACTCCTGCGAATGGCTGCTTCTGGCTATCTTCCAATAAACCCGAAGAACGCACTGCTATTGGACATGAAAAAATAATTAATAGCCTTTTTAGTCGATGTATCAGTGTTTGAGATAATTCTCCTTCGAGAAATATTTTTTTAATCTGATGATAAGTTAGTTCCCGAAAGATTAGTTCATGAAAATTATTTCGCTCCATAAACAATTCAAACTCATCGGTACCAATCACGGTTGTGCGTGGCGTTCTGATGTTTATACCGGAAACATGAGCGTCAAAATCAAAATTGTATAGCAAGGTATTAATAAATGACAAGCCTCTGCCCTTGCCTCCCAATGAACCTCCGGCCAGACTCACAATATTACTATCATCCAGGGTATCAATCTCATCAAAATCTATTACTTTGCCCTGATTCTTTTCTTCGCGGTGTGACTTAATAATATTTAAAAGATAAGTTCTAATGCTTTCTGTATCATCAAAATCACTGATACGATATGGTGCTATCATTTTGGCAATCTTGAATTCACCACGCGCCATTAGCCAAAGCGAAAAGTGATTCTTCTTGGCATGGTACTCAACCGATTCAATGGGTACATTTCTAAGGTTCTGTTCAAATTCCTTTAGATTACGGGCAATGGCAATGCTTCTGCCTTTAGCATCTTTGTATACAAAATTTCCGAAACCCAAATAATGACTGATAAAGGTTTTAATATCCTGCAGAAGACTCTCGCTATACTTATTGATGAAAACTGTTTTTAACTCATAAGCATCCTGAGAATATTCAATTTTAGAACTTTGTAATATTACAGGTAGATCTTTAATCTGTTCCTTGGCATAATTTACCAATTCAAATCCGGCATTTGCATCCAGCCTTCCGTTATGAGAAAATTCAACATCGGAAATTAAACACAAGAGATAATCCTTATATTTTTTAAAAACATCCAATGCTTCTTCATAATTTCTGGCAAGCAGCACCTTTGGCCGTGCCTTTAACCTGAGAACAGCATATAATTCATCGCCCTGCACATCATCAATCAAACGACGCGTTTGCTCCAGCACACTGGCATAGAGCAATGGTAAATATTTTGAGTAGTACCTTACGGAATCTTCCACTAACAAAATAACCCTTGCTAAACCAATCTCAGTATCATTCTCAACATTAACCCGATCCTCCAAATGAAATACCATCGATGAAAAAACCTTTGGATCACCATTCCAAACAAAAATCTCATCTAAAACACCTAACTCACGTTGCCGTTCCTGAAAATAAGGAATGTCGGTATCGTTGTTGAGCAGCATAAAAATTGGGATATAGGGAAACTCCTTTTTCACCATCTTGCTTAGTTTGACAGGTGATTTTTTTTCCACACCCACCATCACAATGATTAAGTCAAAATGTTTCTCATTCAGTTTTTCAATAGCTTCTTCGTATGTAGTAACTCCTGTAACCCTTGGCAATGATGAAAGATGCATCTGGTAAAAACTGCCCATAATCTGTTCTGAGAATCTTCCCTCATTTTCAATGGCATAGGCATCATAAAGGTTGGCAACCAACAAAATTTCTTTTACCCTGAAAGGCATTAAATCGTGATATATATCCCTGGCTGCATTATTCTTATGCATAAAATTTTGCAACAGGTGCTTACTTCCCTTTGTTACAGAACTCTTTTTTTCAAGTGTATTCTTTGCAAATGCAAGATGGCTGTTGGGCCTTCTGATCTTATCCATCAGGTTACGGGCCTCCAGGCTATTCAGATAACCAACAATCAGGTTGCCAAGATTTGATATCAAATCATTCTCTTCATTGAGGAACAATTCTTCCTTGGTTTTAGCCAACTCCTTTAGGTAATAAATTTCAATCAATCCTTTTTTACCATTGATAGTTTCAAAGTTATGACGCAATACCCAGGGTGATTTTACAAATCCTGAACTCAAATATTCTTCATTCTCAAAAACAATTCGTGCCACAGAGTATTCGGGATGTTGCATACCTGCCGGAATATATTCCACAATATGACTAAGTGTATAGGGCACCGGCATCTGAAGACTTATAATTCTGGAAGTTTCATTAATCGTTTTTAGTTCTTTAACACGTTCCTGCCGCGCAAGTTTTTCTTCCTGGGCCAGTTTTGCATTTAAAAAATCTGCGATTAACCTGGCCAGATTAATTAATAAATCTCTCTCCTCACTCAAAAATGGATCGCCTGAATAGAATGAAAAATCCCGTATGTAAAAAACATCGATTGAACCAGATTTGCCATCAGTAGTTTTAAAACGTTGAGTCTGTACCCATTCTGTTTCTACAAAAAATTCACTCAGATATTCTTTATCGCCATAGTTAATCCTCGAAACAGCATATTCAGGATATTGCCAGCCAGATGGAAGAATAAAAGCAATTTGCTGCAAAACATCATCTACCGATTTGCCTTGGTTGATGATCCGGGTAGTTCGGTTGATGGTAGATAACTCTTTAAGCCTCTCGATTGATTCGGAATGATTGCGTTCAGCAACAATAGTATTAATATAATTGGATAGCATTCGGGCTGTTTGGTTGATAAGTAGCCTTTCTGATCGCAAAAAAGGCCCTTCATCTTTTTCTTCAGCCTGTTCAAGATAAAACAAATCTATGGCTCCTTTCTCTCCGTCAATTGTAGTAAAACGCTCAGTAAGGCCCCATTGTGTTTCTTTAAAGTTATTTGTTTGAGCATGGCATTTTTTATAATACACCCTCACCCCAACCATAACCGGTTTTTCCAATCCATTAGGTAAAACATTTAAAACCTCTTCCAGAGTTTCATCTATTGGATTGTCCTGCATTAATATCTCCCACAATGCATTTATTGTCTCTAAAACCTTACCTGAACTTTTATCATCAGGAACAGAATGGAGATGATTGAGCTGAGGCCAATTACGTTGCATATACTTAGCTGTTTGATACTTAAAAGATACAAAATCAAATCAACTTTTAGTCAAATAATCTAAGAAGGATTGTATTTAATGTGTGAATAAAGTTTTACAGGTGGGATAATAAAGTATTATTCTTCACATTTTAATGGCAACTTGTTAAATAATTTTGTACCTTTTTAATTTGCTTAAAAAGTCATTTTAAACTAGTGATTGATAACATTTTAGTTAAAGGAATAAGAATCTGATAGGTAACAATACCCATATTACTCAATTAACAACCCTTTAATGTAATTAGTATGTCACACACTTCATCATTAGGCATTAACGCCTTTATGGCCGAATTAATGGCCAAAAACCCCGCCGAACCTGAATTCCATCAGGCAGTACATGAGGTAGTAGAATCATTGGATGAGTTTCTTGATGAAAATCCAAAGTACAAACACGCACGTATCCTTGAAAGAATTGTCGAACCGGAAAGGGTTATCATGTTCAGAGTTCCCTGGATCAAAGATAAAGGAGAAATGTGCGTTAATCGAGGCTATCGAATCGAAATGAACAGTGCCATCGGTCCTTACAAGGGAGGATTACGCTTTCACCCAACTGTAAATTTAGGAATACTTAAATTTTTAGCTTTTGAGCAAGTGTTTAAAAACAGTCTGACAACCTTACCAATGGGAGGAGGTAAAGGTGGTAGCGATTTCGATCCCAAAGGAAAGTCTGATAACGAAGTGATGCGATTCTGTCAGAGTTTCATGACTGAGTTGTATCGCCACATTGGACCAGACACTGATGTTCCTGCAGGAGATATTGGCGTAGGAGGTCGTGAAATTGGCTTCCTGTACGGACAATACAAACGAATTAAAAATGAATTCACAGGTGTTCTTACTGGTAAAGGACTAAATTACGGTGGTAGCTTAATTCGTCCTGAAGCCACGGGATACGGCAATGTTTATTTTGCCCAGGAAATGCTGAAAACCCGCAACGAAACATTCAAAAACAAAACTGTACTTGTATCAGGATCAGGTAATGTTGCTCAATACACAGTTGAAAAGGTAAATGATTTGGGTGGCAAAGTAGTTACTCTTTCTGATTCCAATGGTTACATATATGACCCTAATGGAATCGATGCTGAGAAACTAAAATTTGTGATGTATCTGAAGAATGTAAAACGAGGCAGAATAAAAGAATATGCAGATAAATATGGTGCAAAATATATTGCTAATGAAAGGCCATGGTCAGAAAAAGGTGAGATAGCATTACCTAGTGCTACCCAAAATGAAATTAGCGAGATTGAAGCCATCACGCTGGTTCAAAATGGTTGCTATTGTGTATCTGAAGGAGCTAATATGCCATCGACACCTGAGGCAATACATATTTTCCAGGATAAAGGCATTCTGTTTGGTCCTGGTAAAGCGGCCAATGCGGGTGGAGTTGCTGTATCAGGGCTGGAGATGACACAAAACAGCATGCGACTTAACTGGACAAGAGAAGAAGTAGATAATCGCTTACAAATTATCATGCAAAGCATACATTCAACATGTTGCCAGTACGGAACTAAAGACAATGGCTTTATTAATTATGTAGATGGTGCCAATATTGGAGGTTTTGTAAAGGTAGCAGATGCAATGCTGGCTCAAGGGGCAGTATAGGGTATCAGCTCATAATTATTGAAAACACCTGATAAACATTATACTTTAATCAGGTGTTTTTATTTTGTTCTAATCATACAATTATGAAATACATTTATACCTTCTTATTAATTCTCATATTCTTGTCATGTACCCCTTCAAACCAAACAAGTACAGAACACGCTACATTCTTTCAGTTTGAGATCGAAACAAAGTTGAAAGGTGAACCGGAATTAATATACGACAAATTAACCGGTGATATAAGTCCATGGTGGGATCATACCTTCAGTGGTGATCCGTATGAATTATATATCGAAGCAAAACCAGGTGGTGGCTTCTATGAAATTTTTGATGAATCAGGTGACGGAGTAAGACATGCAGTGGTTACAGGAGCACAAAGAGGTAAATTACTTCGTATGGAAGGACCTTTAGGATTAGCAGGCCATGCTCTTAATCTTGTATGTACTTACAACCTTTTTTCAGCAGAAGATTCAACTATTATTAAACTGGAAGTTCATGGATCAGGTGAGTACCAGGATGATTGGCCTGAAGTAATAGAAAAAGTATGGACTCACTTCCTGATAGAACAATTTAAACCATATTGGGAAGAATCGATAAAATAAAAAAAGGGAGCATAAATGCTCCCTTCTATTATTTCTATAAAATTCAATTATTTTACATCGGCTTTTTCGCTAGCAGAATAGTTAATTTTTAACGCTGCTGCTTTACGTAAAGCTTGCTTTATTTCTGTGATAACACCCATTGGACAGTCTTTGTCTGCTTTGATAGAAGTAGTCATTTTTGGCTGATCACTTTCTTTCATAGCATCCCTTGCTTGCGCAATATAACTTTGAATGTCGTCAACAGTAGCAAATTGATCATTTAACTGAATTCGTGGTTCACTACCATATAATGATCTGTACTTACCGGTTGGCACACCCACATAAATAAATGTTACCAACTCTTTTTTCTCCAGTTTTGATAATTCAGTTGCCTGAGCAGGAGCAATGTTAACCATCAAATCCACCTCCTTCATAGTTGTTGACACCATGAAGAAGAAAAGCAACATAAATACAATATCTGGTAAGGAGGACGTATTAATAGCTTGTTGGCCTCCACTCTTCTTTTTTCTGAATTTAGCCATTCTATTTTCCTCCTATATTTTTAGGTTCAGCTTCAGAAATCTTTTGAGGGATGATGGTACGAATAGCATCCTGCTCTTCTTTTTCCAAGTCATCATAGTCCTTGCCAAATTTCCGTTTAGCTAAATCCTGTCTCAGTTCATTAATAGCACGCTGAAGTTCGTTTTGAACCATCAGATAAGTCTGGTATTGTGTTCCATTATCTGTTTGTAATGAAATCACACCTTTAGTGATCATTTGCATTCCAAAGAAAGGCACTTCCGTTTCTTTCTTTTCAGGCAAATTATCTTTATCCAATGGATTCTCAATAAACTCCTTAGTTGCTTCAGTCAACTCTTCCATACCCATTGGTTTACCTTCTACCAGTAACTGATTGTTACTGTTCACCAATACCGTAAATACATTTCGCTCCTTAATTGGAGGAGTATCATCAGGCTGATCTTCCTGCATTGGAGGAAGTAAACGAGCCAAACCAGTATCAGTGTCCATGGTAGTAGTAACCAAGAAGAAGATCAATAATAGGAAGGCGATATCCGCCATTGACCCTGCATTTACTTCCTGTACTTCTCTTTTTCCCATAAACGATTATACTTTTATGGTCCCTTGACTAACCGAAATTAATCAAGCAGGGACAATTATTTAAATAGTCGAGATAATTCTGAATAAAGGATTGCAATTACAGCAACTCCAAACAGAATGTACATTCCATATAACATAGTACCTGCCATGGCTAACATGCTAGGCACATTATCAGGACCTTGATAACCTATAATATCTAGCGGAGTAGTATCTGCTAATGCATAAGAAACAAGCACTACAATAAGTAATAATCCCATAGAGATTAGTGTTCTTACTGCATTTTTTGGATGCATTACCAGGTTAAAAACTTCCGCTAACAATGTAATACCTCCTGTCAAAAACACTAACAAAATACCCCAGTTTAAGAATGCATTAGTATAAACTGGTGTAGTATAAGCAGCCCCTTCAACTTCGCCACCGAAGAAGAACATTGCCGCAAATACCAATGTTATTGCTAACAACAGGTATAGAACAATATTTAAAATTTTTGAAAGCTTAGTCATAACGACAGATTATTTTTTCATGTTGAACTTTACCAAAATATCTAGAAGCGAGATAGAAGCATCTTCCATTGTATTTACAATACTATCGATTTTTGCAACGATGTAGTTGTAAAATACTTGTAGAATCATAGCTACGATCAAACCAGATACTGTAGTAATCAACGCTACTTTAATACCACCTGCTACTGCTGATGCTGAGATAGTACCCATAGACTGAATATTATCGAAAGCTTCGATCATACCAATTACAGTACCCATAAATCCAAGCATAGGAGCCATAGAGATAAATAAAGAAATCCAGGTTAAACCTTTTTCCAAAAGACCCATTTGAACTGATCCATAAGAAACAACTGACTTCTCAACTACTTCAATACCTTCATCGAAACGATCAAGACCTTGGTAGAAGATAGAAGCAACAGGACCTCTGGTATTACGGCATACTTCTTTAGCAGCTTCAACACCTCCGTCACTCAATGCATTCTCAATGTTTTGAAGTAACTTCTTAGTGTTTGTAGAAGCTAAATTCAAATAAATAATTCTTTCAATACAGATTGCTAAACCAAAAATCAAGGCTAACAATACAAAACTCATAAAGATAGCACCACCTTCGATGAATTTTGCTTTAATCTGCTTGTGAATACCCTTTGGTGCTTCAGGTTGAGCAGCTTCATCTGCTACTTCTGTTGCTGGTTCTTCACTAACTGCTGGTTCTTCAGTCACCTGCTCTGTAGCTTCAGCTACATTTTCCTCGTCCTGAGCATACAAGGCATTGGCACCTAAACTCAGCATTCCAAATACTGCTAAAAACGCAAATAGCTTTTTCATAGTCTGCTAAAAATTTTGATTCGTATCAGTTTTGTTAATACTTCAAATAATTCTTACTGTTTATCCCTTAAGTCTTAAACTTTTAGACCGTAAGTAGATAAAAATCCTTTAATTTTTCAGGCATGCAAAATACAAAAAAAATGCCAATTACAAACTTTCTATATATATATTTCGCCATGAAGCGACTTATTAAGATTGTTTTTAATCTCCTCCTTGGAATTCGTATTGGCTAAGAGATACATCAATTTGGTAATTGCCGATTCTGTTGTCATATCATGCCCACTGATAACACCCATTTCCAGAAGATGTACTCCAGTTTCGTAACGCCACATCTCCACGCTTCCTGCAAGACATTGTGTAACATTAACGATTATGAGTCCTCTGGCCAGTGCATCTTCAATTTCTTTTAAAAACCATTTTTGTGTTGGTGCATTACCCGAGCCATAGGTTTCGAGCACCACAGCCTTTAATCCATTAACAGATAGTACTGCACGAACAACCTCTTTATTTATACCGGGAAAGATTCGCAGAAGAGCCACATTAGTATCCATCTTTCTTGAAACTTTAAAAGCACCACTCATGGTTTTATACCTTATATAAGGATAGTTGTATTTTATATGAATACCTGCTTCTGCCAACGGCGGATAGTTATCAGAACGGAAAGCTCTGAAATGTTCTGCATTATACTTGGTAGTACGGTTACCTCTGAACAATTTTTCATTAAAATATATACACACCTCTGGCACCAGGGCCTGCCTATTTTTTTGCGCTGCAGCAATCTCTAGTGCTGTGATAAGGTTTTCTTTACCATCCGTTCTGATCGTACCTAAAGGAAGCTGACTACCTGTTAAGATAACGGGTTTCTTTAGATTTGTGAGCATAAAACTCAGGGCACTGGCTGTATAAGCCATTGTATCTGTACCATGCAGAATAACAAATCCATCATAAAGAGAATAGTTCTCTTCAATAATCTCGACAATCTTCACCCATATATCCGGGTTCATATCTGAAGAATCCACTAAAGGATCGAACGAATAACTCTTTACATTAAAGTCAAACTTCTTTAATTCAGGCACTTGCTTAGACACCTTCTCGAAATCGAAAGGAACCAGGGTGTTGGTCTCCGGATCTATTACCATACCAATGGTACCACCTGTATATATTATAAGAACTTGTCTTTCTTCCATAATTTATGAGACACTATATATTAAATATGTGTGATGCATTATCGCTCGTATGGGCGATAATAAGATCTAAAGGCATTTCATACACCTGACTTAATGTATGAGCAACTTTTTCGATATAGGCTGGTTGATTTCTTTTACCCCGATATGGAACAGGTGCCAGATAAGGTGCATCTGTTTCCAAAACCAGTTTATTTAAAGGCACTTCTTTTAACACATCCCGTAAATGAGTGTTTTTAAAAGTAACCACCCCATTTATACCCATCATAAAAGAACCATATTCCAAAATGCGTTTGGCATCATTGATATCACCTGTAAAACTATGAAAAACTCCTTTCAGCTTTTCATCCAGTTGTTTCTCCACCACCTCAAAAACTTCCGGGAAAGCATCACGGCAATGAATCACAATTGGTAAGTCAAGCTCTTTTGCCCAAATGATTTGCTGCTCAAAAACCTCCATTTGTTCTTTTAAAAAGGTTTTATCCCAATATAAATCAATCCCGATTTCGCCAACAGCTATATAAGAACGCTTATCAAGCCAGTGTTTAACTATCTCCAGTTCCTTTTTATAATCCTCTTTAACAGAAGTCGGATGCACCCCCATCATTGCAGTGCACATTTCTGGAAATTCACTTTCAGTCTGGTGCATTCTTTCAATAGATGAGGCATCAACATTGGGCAGTAATATTTTTTTAACACCGACTTCACGAGCCGCTTTAATTATTTCTAACCTGTCCTGATCAAATTCTTCAGAGTAAATATGCGAATGCGTATCAATCAAAATATTCAACTTTAATATATTCTCAATGCAAAATTAACTCATTTTATCAATCACCCCTTTATTTACAGGGGTAAATCTCATTTTAAACTTAATTATTGAGCTTTTGATTATTTTATATTAAAACAAAGCCGCTTATGATTCATAAGCGGCTTTATCAATATTTCTTATCCTAATTATACTATACCCTGAGCAATCATAGCGTCAGCTACTTTCACAAAACCACCAATATTTGCTCCTTTTATGTAGTTAACCTTACCACTTGGTTCAGTTCCAAATCGCACACAAGTATTATGAATATTGGTCATAATCTGATCCAGACGTTCATCCACTTCTTTCTCAGACCAGCCAAGACGCATACTATTCTGTGTCATTTCTAAACCAGAAACAGCAACACCTCCGGCATTTACTGCCTTACCAGGTGCAAAAACAATTTTGTCGGTTGCTAAATAAGCTGCTTCCGCCGTACATCCCATATTGGATGCTTCTGCAATCATCTGACAACCATTATCAATTAACAACTGTGCATCCTTTTCATTCAATTCATTTTGAATTGCACAAGGAATAGCGATATCCACTTTTTGCTCCCATGGTTTTTTGCCAGCAAAAAACTGAGCTTCAGGATAACGCTCTGCATAAGGCGCTACAACATCCATATTAGATGCACGAAGCTCCAACATATATTCAATCTTATCATCTGATACTCCTTCTGGATCATATATATATCCATCCGGTCCTGAAATGGTCACCACCTTGGCACCGTATTCAACAGCTTTAAGTGCAGCTCCCCATGCAACATTTCCAAATCCGGAAATAGCTACTTTTTTGCCTTCCAGCTTTTCGCCTCTGACAGCCAACATTTCACGAACAAAATAAATGGCACCAAAACCAGTTGCTTCAGGACGAATTAAGCTTCCTCCAAACTCGGCTCCTTTACCTGTTAAAACTCCGGTAAATTCATTTCGCAACTTTTTGTACTGTCCAAACAAATAACCGATTTCGCGACCACCCACACCAATGTCACCGGCAGGCACGTCGGTATTCGGACCGATATGGCGATATAGCTCGCTCATAAAAGCCTGACAAAAGCGCATAATTTCTAGATCCGACTTGCCTTTTGGATTGAAGTCTGATCCTCCTTTACCACCACCCATAGGCAATGTGGTTAAACTATTCTTAAATGTTTGTTCGAAACCTAAGAATTTCAGTCCGCTCAAAGTAACACTCGGGTGAAAACGCAATCCACCTTTATATGGACCAATTGCCGAATTGAACTCAACACGATATCCACGGTTTACCTGAACCTCACCGCTATCGTCGACCCATGGAACCCGAAACATGATTACCCTTTCAGGCTCAGTCATACGCTCGAGGATCTTGGCTTTAATATAATGTGGATTTTCCTGATAAAAATCCCATACTGTTTCTACTACTTCCTGCACAGCTTGCAAAAATTCGTCTTCGCCGGGGTTCTTAACCCTGACGCTATCCATGAATTCCTTCATCTTAGTATCCATATCGAATAGTTTTTATTTGGATCTTTTTATGTAACCAAAAATAGATATTTTAAAACAACATCCTTATAAATTGTAAGGAAAAGAATAAAAATCAACTTTTGACATATTACGCTGTATATCAATTTTTTGTTAGTCGTGCAAATATGATTTTCATCACTCTATGATAAATATCACCATTTAAAGAACCCTGTTGAACTTTGAAATTGTAAGTAAACTCAAAAATTGATCTTCTTTTGTTCTCTTTAATCATTTAAAAAGCTTGATGAAAGATCAACCTATTCATCCATCAAAAAGTAATTTTGGAAACATCTATTTCATAGCCTGAAACAATACTTCGACAGGATGAAAAGCAGCCACATCGGTGCCATCTTTTATCTGATGTCGACATGAAGTACCGGCAGCAACTATAAGCGAGTTCTCCCCATTCTTTCTTACATCCGGAAATAAAACCAACTCTCCGATCTTCATTGATAAATCGTAGTGTTCTTTTTCGTAACCAAAAGAACCCGCCATGCCGCAACAACCAGAAGGAATTTCATCAGCCCTATAATTAATTGGAATTTCAAGAACCTTTTTAGTATATGAAGTATCTGACAACGCCTTTTGGTAACAATGAGCGTGAAAACGAATATTCTTTTCATCTTCTACAAAAAGTGAACGATCAATCTTTCCTTCATCCAACTCTTTGGCCATAAATTCCTCAAAAGTAAAGGTGTATCTGGCAAGCTGCAGGGCTTTTTCTTTCAAATAGACTGGCACCAATTCAGGGTATTCATCTCTGATGGTTAAAATAGCAGATGGTTCTACCCCAATTAGAGGATTTTTTTCATTGACCACTTCCGATAGAGCCAGTACATTTTTTTCAGCCAACACTTTTGCATCACCTACTAATCCTTTTGATAAAAAGGTACGACCACTCTCAACGTGATAAGGAACTGACACACCATAACCCAATTTTTCCAATAACAGAATCGTTTTAATTCCAATTGGGGTATCATTATAATTGGTAAACTCATCGGCAAACAACATCACATTCCGATCCGTCTCTTTTATTTCATACTTCTTCGCCCATTTTCTTAAGCTAAAAGAATGAAGTTTAGGAAAGCTTCGCTTTGAAGAAAATCCAAAAAATGATTCTGTGATCTTACCAGTAATTTTCAACCCCACACCTTTATTAT contains:
- a CDS encoding PEP/pyruvate-binding domain-containing protein, whose protein sequence is MQRNWPQLNHLHSVPDDKSSGKVLETINALWEILMQDNPIDETLEEVLNVLPNGLEKPVMVGVRVYYKKCHAQTNNFKETQWGLTERFTTIDGEKGAIDLFYLEQAEEKDEGPFLRSERLLINQTARMLSNYINTIVAERNHSESIERLKELSTINRTTRIINQGKSVDDVLQQIAFILPSGWQYPEYAVSRINYGDKEYLSEFFVETEWVQTQRFKTTDGKSGSIDVFYIRDFSFYSGDPFLSEERDLLINLARLIADFLNAKLAQEEKLARQERVKELKTINETSRIISLQMPVPYTLSHIVEYIPAGMQHPEYSVARIVFENEEYLSSGFVKSPWVLRHNFETINGKKGLIEIYYLKELAKTKEELFLNEENDLISNLGNLIVGYLNSLEARNLMDKIRRPNSHLAFAKNTLEKKSSVTKGSKHLLQNFMHKNNAARDIYHDLMPFRVKEILLVANLYDAYAIENEGRFSEQIMGSFYQMHLSSLPRVTGVTTYEEAIEKLNEKHFDLIIVMVGVEKKSPVKLSKMVKKEFPYIPIFMLLNNDTDIPYFQERQRELGVLDEIFVWNGDPKVFSSMVFHLEDRVNVENDTEIGLARVILLVEDSVRYYSKYLPLLYASVLEQTRRLIDDVQGDELYAVLRLKARPKVLLARNYEEALDVFKKYKDYLLCLISDVEFSHNGRLDANAGFELVNYAKEQIKDLPVILQSSKIEYSQDAYELKTVFINKYSESLLQDIKTFISHYLGFGNFVYKDAKGRSIAIARNLKEFEQNLRNVPIESVEYHAKKNHFSLWLMARGEFKIAKMIAPYRISDFDDTESIRTYLLNIIKSHREEKNQGKVIDFDEIDTLDDSNIVSLAGGSLGGKGRGLSFINTLLYNFDFDAHVSGINIRTPRTTVIGTDEFELFMERNNFHELIFRELTYHQIKKIFLEGELSQTLIHRLKRLLIIFSCPIAVRSSGLLEDSQKQPFAGVFETYLLPNNHKDAEERLRQLCNAVKLVFASVFSDTARAFTEAVDFKVEEEKMAVIIQEAVGRQHENVFYPHISGVAQSYNYYSFGHMNPEDGFAVLALGFGKYVVDGEKALRFCPVYPDLDNNSPKDQLKNSQTEFYAVDLNKFDLNLLEGETAGLVRLDSMEAEMHGTLKHLASVYNPDNQTIQPGLDQSGPRILNFANILKYNYIPLAKTIEVVLDVVKEAMGSPVEIEFAVDLNKDERGRATFYLLQIKPLLGGAQNYSINMSHIDEDKVILHSNQSMGNGKNNAVTDIIYIDIDRFDKARTQEMAMEIERLNQKMKAEKRHYVLIGPGRWGTRDRWIGIPVSWTQISNAQMIVETDLEGFPLEASGGSHFFHNVTSMHVGYCSVHQAGKDDSIRWDVLDQQELIEQTKYFKHIRFKEKLVIRMDGRKRKSIITFNEV
- the gdhA gene encoding NADP-specific glutamate dehydrogenase, whose amino-acid sequence is MSHTSSLGINAFMAELMAKNPAEPEFHQAVHEVVESLDEFLDENPKYKHARILERIVEPERVIMFRVPWIKDKGEMCVNRGYRIEMNSAIGPYKGGLRFHPTVNLGILKFLAFEQVFKNSLTTLPMGGGKGGSDFDPKGKSDNEVMRFCQSFMTELYRHIGPDTDVPAGDIGVGGREIGFLYGQYKRIKNEFTGVLTGKGLNYGGSLIRPEATGYGNVYFAQEMLKTRNETFKNKTVLVSGSGNVAQYTVEKVNDLGGKVVTLSDSNGYIYDPNGIDAEKLKFVMYLKNVKRGRIKEYADKYGAKYIANERPWSEKGEIALPSATQNEISEIEAITLVQNGCYCVSEGANMPSTPEAIHIFQDKGILFGPGKAANAGGVAVSGLEMTQNSMRLNWTREEVDNRLQIIMQSIHSTCCQYGTKDNGFINYVDGANIGGFVKVADAMLAQGAV
- a CDS encoding biopolymer transporter ExbD, whose protein sequence is MAKFRKKKSGGQQAINTSSLPDIVFMLLFFFMVSTTMKEVDLMVNIAPAQATELSKLEKKELVTFIYVGVPTGKYRSLYGSEPRIQLNDQFATVDDIQSYIAQARDAMKESDQPKMTTSIKADKDCPMGVITEIKQALRKAAALKINYSASEKADVK
- a CDS encoding biopolymer transporter ExbD, which encodes MGKREVQEVNAGSMADIAFLLLIFFLVTTTMDTDTGLARLLPPMQEDQPDDTPPIKERNVFTVLVNSNNQLLVEGKPMGMEELTEATKEFIENPLDKDNLPEKKETEVPFFGMQMITKGVISLQTDNGTQYQTYLMVQNELQRAINELRQDLAKRKFGKDYDDLEKEEQDAIRTIIPQKISEAEPKNIGGK
- a CDS encoding MotA/TolQ/ExbB proton channel family protein yields the protein MKKLFAFLAVFGMLSLGANALYAQDEENVAEATEQVTEEPAVSEEPATEVADEAAQPEAPKGIHKQIKAKFIEGGAIFMSFVLLALIFGLAICIERIIYLNLASTNTKKLLQNIENALSDGGVEAAKEVCRNTRGPVASIFYQGLDRFDEGIEVVEKSVVSYGSVQMGLLEKGLTWISLFISMAPMLGFMGTVIGMIEAFDNIQSMGTISASAVAGGIKVALITTVSGLIVAMILQVFYNYIVAKIDSIVNTMEDASISLLDILVKFNMKK
- a CDS encoding asparaginase; this translates as MEERQVLIIYTGGTIGMVIDPETNTLVPFDFEKVSKQVPELKKFDFNVKSYSFDPLVDSSDMNPDIWVKIVEIIEENYSLYDGFVILHGTDTMAYTASALSFMLTNLKKPVILTGSQLPLGTIRTDGKENLITALEIAAAQKNRQALVPEVCIYFNEKLFRGNRTTKYNAEHFRAFRSDNYPPLAEAGIHIKYNYPYIRYKTMSGAFKVSRKMDTNVALLRIFPGINKEVVRAVLSVNGLKAVVLETYGSGNAPTQKWFLKEIEDALARGLIIVNVTQCLAGSVEMWRYETGVHLLEMGVISGHDMTTESAITKLMYLLANTNSKEEIKNNLNKSLHGEIYI
- a CDS encoding TatD family hydrolase — its product is MIDTHSHIYSEEFDQDRLEIIKAAREVGVKKILLPNVDASSIERMHQTESEFPEMCTAMMGVHPTSVKEDYKKELEIVKHWLDKRSYIAVGEIGIDLYWDKTFLKEQMEVFEQQIIWAKELDLPIVIHCRDAFPEVFEVVEKQLDEKLKGVFHSFTGDINDAKRILEYGSFMMGINGVVTFKNTHLRDVLKEVPLNKLVLETDAPYLAPVPYRGKRNQPAYIEKVAHTLSQVYEMPLDLIIAHTSDNASHIFNI